Part of the Polaribacter sp. Hel1_33_78 genome is shown below.
GGAAGTATCCTAAAAGAGGGAACCCCAGAAGAATTAGCGGCCGATGAAATGGTGCGTAAGGTTTATTTAGGTAAAGATTTTGAACTTAAAAAGAAGAAAACATTTAAACCTTAAACTTTAATTAATTACTATCTCTTTTTGACAAGTTAAAATGAAAACAAACTCCTTTTTTGTATTCCTCTCGGTGCTTTAATTCTATTTTTCCTCCAAGCCTTTTTATGATAGATTTTACAGTAGTTAATCCTATGCCCGTATTGTTGTTACCTCTATTATCTAAAGTTTCAAACATTTTAAAAACTTTATTCCAATATTGCTCCTGAATTCCTGGACCATTATCTTCATAAACAAAATGATAACTATCTAGATCTTCTTTACACCTTATAGAAATTATTACATTTTCTTCATCAGAAAATTTTCTTGAATTAGAAATTAAATTTTGAAAGATTTGCAAAAGACCAATTTTTGAGCTGCATACTTCAATATCTAAAAGCTCAGAATTAATTAACAACTTATTTTCAAAATCAATGTTAATTCTAATACTATCTACTAGATCCTTTACATTAAATTTTTCATAGATAATATTTTCGCTTGCTACTTTAGAATCTTTTAAAATTTTAGTAACTAAATTATCCCTATATAAAATTCTGTTAGAAATTAAACTGACATACTCTTCTGCTTTTGTGTTTTTAAAAAGTTCAAAATGATCTTCTTTTAAAACATCCAACAAAAAATTCACCCCATTAATCGGTGATTTTAAATCATGAGTTAACCTATATGCAAAATCGTTTAATTGTTCATTTAACTTTAAATTTTGCTTATTTGACTCGGCTAATTCTGTGTTTTTTTTCTTAATTCTAAAAGAGTAACCACTTGTTTCGCTAATAAACTTAAGCTTTCTTTTTGAGTATTGTTCAATTTTTTTGGCTCATTATCAATAACACATAAAGTTCCTAAAGAATAACCCTCTGAACTATTTAATGGAGCACCAGCATAAAAAACTACATTAGGATCACTGGTGATTAATGAACTATCAAAAAAACGTTTGTCTTTGCGTGCATCATTAATGATAAATAATTCATCTGGCTGCAAAATACTATGAGCACAAAAAGAAAATTCTCTAGGAGTTTCTGTCGCATTTAAGCCATGTTTGGACTTAAACCACTGCCTACTTTCATCAATAATAGAAATAAGTGCAATAGGAGTATTACAAATAACAGAAGCTATTTTTGTGATAGCGTCGTACTCTTCTTACGGTAGCGTATCTAAAATATGATAACTTTTTAAATTCTCTAACCTTTTAGCTTCATTTTGGGGGATATTAGCCGGTTTCATTATTGATTATTTTTTTTGGGAAATACTTTTTTAATTAAGGATAAAAGCACATAAATTACAATAATAATTGGTATCGATAAAAAGTGAATAGTTCCAATTAATATGATAGAAATTGAAAGAAAAATATATTTAATACTGTTATTTTTTATAGAATAATCTTTAAATTTTAAAGAAAATAAATGCAATTCTGCATGCATCAAATAAATTAAAACAAAGGTTACACCAATTAAAAAATAATTGTTCATAATTAAATCTTTCACAAAATCAACATCACTATATTCTGTAATTAAAGGTAATGAAAGAACAAACAAAGACATTGCCGGGGTTGGTAAACCAATAAAGGAGTCTGATTGTCTGGTATCAATATTAAATTTTGCCAATCTAAAACCTGCTGCTAATGTTAGTAGCATACCAAATAAAGGGATATCGAATATTTGTACCGCTGAATTCATAATATTTGGTTTATCTATTAAATTATCTTGCAATAATTTATACATAATAATACCTGGTACAACACCACTTGTAACCATGTCAGCTAAAGAATCTAATTGTTTACCTAATTCTCCAGAAACTTTTAGCAATCGGGCTACAAAACCATCAAAAAAATCAAAAATAATTCCAATACAAACAAATAATGCTGCCATTTTGTAATCTCCTTCTACCGCAAAAATTACAGCCACAGTTCCTGAAAGAAGATTGCCTAATGTAATAAAATTTGGAATTTGTTTACCTATGTTCATTTATAGATTATAATTTAAAAGCTAAAGTAAGAAATCAAAATTTGTTTGTTTTCTAATTCGTTAAATTTTTGTCATATTTGTAAAAATAAAAAGGTCTATGCCAGTTTTTACATCAAATTTCTTACCTACAATACCGTTTCGAAATGGTCATTTTAACACTATGTACAGGCCCCTTTTCATGAAAGATACTGCAACGTACACAAGAAAAAGAGTTTCAACATGGGATCATGATTTTATTGATTTGGATTTTTCTTTTGTAGGTTCTGAAACTTTGATTTTATTAATTCATGGTTTAGAAGGAAGCTCAAATTCTAAATATATAGCAGCCAACACTAACCATTTAAATTGCAAGGGATTAGATACCGTTTGTTTTAATCTAAGAGGTTGTAGTGGTGAAGATAATTTACAACTTGCAACCTATCATAGTGGTAAAACTGAAGATGTAAGTTTTGTTGTAGATTATTTATTAGAAAATTATAATTACAAAAACATTGTAATTGTTGGATTTAGTTTAGGAGGAAATTTAACCTTAAAATATATAGGCGAAAAAGGTGAAAGTATTTCTTCAATAATCAAAGGTGGAATTGCAGTTTCTGTTCCTATAGATATTGCTTCTGCAGAATTAGAAATGGATAAATTAAAAAACAAATTATATATCGAAATGTTTTTTAAAACAATGAAAAACAAAGTTTTAGAAAAAGCTTTCAAATTCCCAGAATATAAATTAGATCAAGAGAAACTTTTTAAAGCAACCAAATTTAAACATTTAGAGTATTTATATACAGTACCTGTTTTTGGTTTTAAAAGTCCTGAGGACTACTGGGAAAAAGCAAGTTCCAAACCTTACCTTTCTAAAATTAGAAAACCAACTTTATTAATCAATGCAAAAGATGACACTTTTTTATCAAGGGAATGTTATCCTTATCAAGAAGCAAAAAACTCAAAATTTTTCTTTTTTGAAGAAACAAAATTTGGCGGACATGTTGGCTTTATGACCTCTTTTAAACCCGAAGAGAATAAATGGTTAGAATTTAGAATTGAACGTTTTATAAAGGAAAATATTGAATTAGATATTTTGTAAACAATATCTACAAAAAACTATAGTTATTTTAATAGGTTTTAAGATATTTGTTATACTTAACTTTCAATACTTGTGAAGTACAAAATATTTATTTATTTATTTGTTTTACCGCTTCTTCTAAATGCGCAAACTTTTAGAAATTATTCCAATGAATTTTTAAACATTGGAGTAGATGCAGCGGCTTTAGGGATGAGTAAAACAGTTGTAGCAACTACAAATAATGTAAATGCCATATACTGGAACCCTGCAGGACTAGTGGGTATAGAAGACTACCAAGGCTCTTTAATGCACGCTTCTTATTTTGCAGGAATTGCTAATTACAATCATGCCGCTTTTGCAATGCCCATAGATGCTAAAAGTGCTTTGGGAATTTCAATAATTCGTTTTGGAGTCGATGATATTTTAAATACAACAGAATTAATTGATAATCAGGGAAATATAGATTTTAACAGAATTAGTTTATTTTCTTCCGCAGATTATGCTTTTAATTTTTCTTATGCTCGAAATTTACTTTTTAAGGATGTTAATTTTGGAGTAAATGCAAAAATAGTAAGAAGAATTATTGGAGATTTTGCTTCTTCTTGGGGTTTTGGTTTTGATGCAGGTATTCAGTTTGAAAGAAATAATTGGAAATTCGGAATCATGGCAAGAGACATTACAACCACTTTTAATAGTTGGGCAATTAATGAAGAGGAATTCAATAAGATTAAAGATGCCATTCCCGGTCAAAATCAAGAATTACCAGAATCCACAGAAATTACAAAACCAAAAATACAATTAGGTATTGCAAAAGAATTTAGAATTGGACGATTTTTCAACCTTCAAACAGAAGTAGATTTAAATATTCGTTTTGAACAAACTAATGATATTTTCTCATCAAATGTTGGAAGTATAGATCCGGCTGTTGGGTTTCAATTAGATTACGATAAACTTGTATATTTACGTCTAGGAGTTGGCAATTTTCAATATATCACAGAATTCAACAATTCAAAATCAC
Proteins encoded:
- a CDS encoding ATP-binding protein, giving the protein MNFLLDVLKEDHFELFKNTKAEEYVSLISNRILYRDNLVTKILKDSKVASENIIYEKFNVKDLVDSIRINIDFENKLLINSELLDIEVCSSKIGLLQIFQNLISNSRKFSDEENVIISIRCKEDLDSYHFVYEDNGPGIQEQYWNKVFKMFETLDNRGNNNTGIGLTTVKSIIKRLGGKIELKHREEYKKGVCFHFNLSKRDSN
- a CDS encoding GAF domain-containing protein, which produces MTKIASVICNTPIALISIIDESRQWFKSKHGLNATETPREFSFCAHSILQPDELFIINDARKDKRFFDSSLITSDPNVVFYAGAPLNSSEGYSLGTLCVIDNEPKKLNNTQKESLSLLAKQVVTLLELRKKTQN
- a CDS encoding phosphatidylcholine/phosphatidylserine synthase; this encodes MNIGKQIPNFITLGNLLSGTVAVIFAVEGDYKMAALFVCIGIIFDFFDGFVARLLKVSGELGKQLDSLADMVTSGVVPGIIMYKLLQDNLIDKPNIMNSAVQIFDIPLFGMLLTLAAGFRLAKFNIDTRQSDSFIGLPTPAMSLFVLSLPLITEYSDVDFVKDLIMNNYFLIGVTFVLIYLMHAELHLFSLKFKDYSIKNNSIKYIFLSISIILIGTIHFLSIPIIIVIYVLLSLIKKVFPKKNNQ
- a CDS encoding YheT family hydrolase, with translation MKDTATYTRKRVSTWDHDFIDLDFSFVGSETLILLIHGLEGSSNSKYIAANTNHLNCKGLDTVCFNLRGCSGEDNLQLATYHSGKTEDVSFVVDYLLENYNYKNIVIVGFSLGGNLTLKYIGEKGESISSIIKGGIAVSVPIDIASAELEMDKLKNKLYIEMFFKTMKNKVLEKAFKFPEYKLDQEKLFKATKFKHLEYLYTVPVFGFKSPEDYWEKASSKPYLSKIRKPTLLINAKDDTFLSRECYPYQEAKNSKFFFFEETKFGGHVGFMTSFKPEENKWLEFRIERFIKENIELDIL
- a CDS encoding PorV/PorQ family protein, with product MKYKIFIYLFVLPLLLNAQTFRNYSNEFLNIGVDAAALGMSKTVVATTNNVNAIYWNPAGLVGIEDYQGSLMHASYFAGIANYNHAAFAMPIDAKSALGISIIRFGVDDILNTTELIDNQGNIDFNRISLFSSADYAFNFSYARNLLFKDVNFGVNAKIVRRIIGDFASSWGFGFDAGIQFERNNWKFGIMARDITTTFNSWAINEEEFNKIKDAIPGQNQELPESTEITKPKIQLGIAKEFRIGRFFNLQTEVDLNIRFEQTNDIFSSNVGSIDPAVGFQLDYDKLVYLRLGVGNFQYITEFNNSKSLSLQPNFGVGFTYQGIQIDYALTNIGSVGNALFSNIFSITIDYSFFRR